In Nicotiana tabacum cultivar K326 chromosome 11, ASM71507v2, whole genome shotgun sequence, a single window of DNA contains:
- the LOC142165868 gene encoding uncharacterized protein LOC142165868, with the protein MTFHEDELPPERLSHNRALHTIVQLEDKFIARVLKDRGSSLNICPLTTLKRLGKGLHAIRMRSINVKAFAGSQRATDGEINLSLQMGPTWFDVEFQVLDISTTYNLLLGQPWIHAARAVALTLHQPVKFE; encoded by the coding sequence ATGACTTTCCATGAAGATGAATTACCACCAGAAagactaagtcacaacagggcattgCACACCATCGTGCAATTGGAagataagttcattgccagggtcttgaaAGATAGAGGTTCGAGTCTTAACATATGTCCACtgaccactctaaagagactaggTAAAGGCCTGCATGCGATACGAATGAGAAGCATAAATGTGAAGGCATTTGCTGGATCTCAGAGAGCCACCGATGGAGAAATCAATCTCAGTTTACAGATGGgtccgacttggtttgatgtcgagttccaagtgctagacatATCTACTACTTACAATCTATTGTTAGGACAACCCTGGATACATGCCGCCAGGGCAGTGGCTTTAACTCTACACCAACCTGTGAAGTTTGAGTAG